In the genome of bacterium, one region contains:
- the secE gene encoding preprotein translocase subunit SecE — translation MSTAGKKNLTEPGFKESVSNYFKGVKVEWGKITWPDRRQVIVETIVVLLVVFFFVALVSCYDWVFGFLLKLLIPVKT, via the coding sequence ATGAGCACAGCCGGCAAAAAAAATTTAACAGAACCAGGCTTTAAAGAAAGTGTTTCTAACTATTTTAAAGGTGTGAAAGTTGAATGGGGCAAAATAACTTGGCCGGACAGAAGACAGGTAATTGTTGAAACTATTGTTGTTTTACTGGTTGTTTTCTTTTTTGTAGCTCTTGTTTCTTGTTACGATTGGGTTTTTGGGTTTTTATTGAAGTTATTAATTCCTGTAAAAACATAA
- the nusG gene encoding transcription termination/antitermination protein NusG: protein MMNQSEFKKRWYIVHTYSGHENKVKVNLEKRVEYMNLGHKIFRVEVPQKAVTVVKSGKRTEKEEKIFPGYVLVEMIMDDDSWYVVRHTPGVTKFVGAEKKPIPARDAEIKRIIYKAETLPKKVELDIQVGESVLIISGPFADFSGIITEVYPDKEKIRANISIFGRETPVELEYNQIQKQG from the coding sequence ATGATGAATCAAAGTGAATTTAAAAAAAGATGGTACATAGTTCATACGTATTCAGGACACGAAAATAAGGTCAAAGTTAACCTTGAAAAACGTGTTGAATATATGAACCTAGGGCATAAAATTTTTCGTGTTGAAGTCCCCCAAAAAGCAGTAACCGTAGTAAAAAGCGGGAAACGAACAGAAAAAGAAGAAAAAATCTTTCCGGGCTATGTTCTTGTAGAAATGATAATGGACGATGATAGCTGGTATGTTGTAAGACACACTCCGGGCGTAACAAAATTTGTCGGAGCCGAGAAAAAACCAATACCCGCCCGTGATGCTGAAATTAAAAGAATTATTTACAAGGCTGAAACTCTGCCTAAGAAAGTTGAACTTGATATTCAGGTCGGCGAATCAGTCCTTATTATTAGCGGGCCGTTTGCTGATTTCTCAGGAATAATTACAGAAGTTTATCCTGATAAAGAAAAAATCAGAGCGAATATTTCGATTTTTGGCAGGGAAACCCCTGTTGAACTCGAATACAATCAAATTCAAAAGCAAGGTTAA
- the rplK gene encoding 50S ribosomal protein L11: protein MAKKVLGKIKLQIQGGKANPSPPIGPALGQHGVNIMEFCKQYNAQTADQVGNIIPVEITVYEDRSFSFILKTPPTAELIKKAANAAKGSAVSNKTKVGKITRAQVAEIAKIKMPDLNATTAKSAEEMVAGTARSMGVTVID from the coding sequence ATGGCAAAGAAGGTATTAGGTAAAATAAAACTGCAAATTCAAGGCGGAAAAGCTAACCCATCACCACCGATAGGTCCTGCTCTCGGTCAACACGGCGTTAATATTATGGAATTTTGTAAACAGTACAATGCTCAAACGGCTGATCAAGTCGGAAACATTATTCCTGTTGAAATTACAGTTTATGAAGACAGATCTTTCAGTTTTATTCTTAAAACTCCTCCAACAGCAGAATTAATAAAAAAAGCTGCAAACGCTGCTAAAGGTTCTGCGGTTTCCAATAAAACAAAAGTTGGAAAAATTACCAGAGCTCAAGTTGCAGAAATTGCAAAAATTAAAATGCCTGATTTAAATGCTACAACAGCAAAATCAGCAGAAGAAATGGTAGCCGGTACCGCAAGAAGTATGGGCGTAACCGTTATAGACTAG